In Lytechinus pictus isolate F3 Inbred chromosome 17, Lp3.0, whole genome shotgun sequence, the genomic window GCTATACATTCTGGTGATGCAGTGTTTCAAAGatctaagaaaagaaaatgatgatgatgatgatgattaaaaaaaatataagggaTAAAGATttaaggagaaagaaaaataaggagaagaagaaatgagaagaataagaagtagtagaagtctagaagaagaagaagtagtagtagtagaagaagaagaagaagaagtagtagtagtagaagaagaagaagaagtagtagtagtagaagaagaagaagaagtagtagtatagtagaagaagaagaagaagaagaagtatagtagtagtagaagaagaagaagaagaagtagtagtagtaaggtagaagaagaagaagaagtagtagtagtagaagaagaagaagtagtcgtagtagaagaagaagaagaagtagtagtagtagaagaagaagaagaagaagaagaagtagtagtagtagaagaagaagaagaagtagtagtagtagaagaagaagaagaagtagtagtatagtagaagaagaagaagaagaagaagaagaagaaatagtagtagaagaagaagaagaagtagtagtagtagaagaagaagaagaagaagaagtagtagtagaagaagaagaagaagatcatcaggggcggatccaggattttccaaaggggggggggggatttttttggaagaaaattttgacaagccaaaaaaaaaaggttttcaaccacaaatttaGGAtcatttcgtaccagaaaaaaattgacaagcaaaaaaaaaaggtcgatctatttcaaaagagggggcacagctCGTTTTGAATGgcatttttatattacaaattttaattttgcttctcaaagggggggggggggcacgtgccccttGTGCCCACCCTGGATCTCCGCGCGCCTAGctgtgatcatcatcatcgtcatcatcccttcatcatcatcattatcatcaccatcatcagaaaaagaagaattaaGTATAATGGATTGGATAAGTATTGGAGATGTGAACCTGTGAAGTATATAGGTCCTATATAGTTTGATGCTGACCCACCAGGACATGATCCGGCCAACGAGGAGACAGAATTTGGAGCTGGATATCTTAAATGCCATCGGCCATcgggcgttgcaagaaaatatttgcgatcaattgcaaatattctgttgcaaatttacaactgatagatcaacattagctgtagcaaatcagattaaacttcttttTTCAAGGAACAAATTAGCAATCATCACTAATTTTCAATTAACTAGCTGCAAGACATAATaatattatgattgatttagggaccaaaaattgaCTTGCAGTTCTTGCAACACCCAATTAAACTGCGTTCAGAAGCATCCATAGGTATCCATAGGTAAGTATAATAAtaagacaatgatgatgataaaggagAGCTCATTATAGATTTACAAAGATCGAACGGTCAATTTTTACCGTCACTCGATTGGGcattaaatcatattttatccattCAATTCGCGGTCACTCGATGTAAATTTCATCTCTTTGTGCCACGGCTTTGGGAACCATGGACAGCAATAATGAAGAGAAACCAAAGTCGTGCTACATTCGTAGTAAAAATACATCTTTCTATTGAGGCTACAAAGGAGTTAGATGTCGTTGATACGTATAATACACGTCGAAAGCTGTTTAGTATTAAGATGCGGATCGGAATGGCTGACCGAAGATAAGGAATCATTTTCACTCCAAAGCTTAATTTTTGCTTGTCTTACATGAGATCTTCTCCATATCACCGTAGTGTGATAATGGTAAGTAATTTACAGTTTTCCGAAagtgtattttaatgaattaatgaataaaatccATAACAAAGCCTAGTTTTAATACTAACTTTAATGACAATGTGAATTTCCTACCGCGCCCGTGGTGTGCCGTGTCGCGGCGAAGCTCCGGGGAGGGGGAGCGTTTCAGCAACAGCGGTGAGCCCAAAAAGCCCGGCGCATATTTTGTAAAACTATGTAGGCCTAGGCTACCGGTATGTATGGCCTGGGCACTCAtgcaatgaacaaggttatgatataaccttgttctctgttatatctccatgtgtggcaaaataagggtggcaatgtttggcttattttctctttgtcTTTGGCacgaatgcttgatttttttacactgtcactgacagtttccattacaatacaaatattCTTCATAGACATAGGCCTAAGTATCATACAACTTGGCTCTCgacttaagtaaatttgattctttgaattattttttttcaattaaaaatagaTTCGTTGATTAATTCGTTGGCATTGCAATgatccgaatttcaaagaaattgtaataacataaaaatcTCGGTTCCAAATATATCTATTGCAATTTCGTACCGGCCGACATGACATGCCGACTTGCCGACTTAAGTTCAAGGCAAGCAAATTGAGGGAATGTGCCAAAGCCTTTTTTTAGGACTTATCATCATAAAACTGGAAACGATCCAAGGCAACAATAACATAAAGCAACCAAGCTAATTCCACGACATCTAAAGAATTTGAGCTACATGGAACTACTGGTTGGCAAATTGGCAACGGAGTTGTGTGGATGTCTTTGCTGAAGGCTATGTGTATAGAGGGCGAcaatatcatgagcagtgccagcttagatttaaaaaatacttgcgTCGGCCGGTAAATATCATGTATCGTAAAATACTTTCATCAGCCGATAAATATTATAAATTGTATGATATTTATCGGTCAATGCAAATGTTTTacgattcatgatatttatcggccgatgcaagtatttttttttgttaagtctTAGTTTttataaaaagtaaaatagggggggggggtgaatgagAAAGATAATAACTGCCTGTGCAGATGCGTACACAATACTGTTGAACTTTATGCAGAGAATCTAATGTAGTACAGCTGCTGTTACCCCAAAGTACAATACAATATGAAAGATTTGGTAACATTAAAGCAATATACAAAGTGGttaatagataaatagataaatctaATAGATAAAGGGAGATGAAATCTTAACCTGTACATAATACCTAAAGCATTTGGAAACTTTAGACAAAATACATCCCAGCTTTAAGTACTATAGATGTATATAAACTCCCAAAAAAATAGCCACATCTACTTTATCAATAACTACAGAATTAAaactttaatgaaatatttgacaAAGATATATCAAAAGCCTTAGtatggaaaatatgtgttttgataaaccatattttttttgcaattttaggGGAAGGGACAAATGGAAGTCTTGTCCTTTATGGTAACAAAGGCAACAGATCATGACCAAAGCATACATTCACTCTACAGTGAGTAAACTTACTATCGGACACAGACTCACTCCTTACCCTTTCTTGTAAACGTCTCAAATCGTTGAAGTCGGTTCGCAGTACCCCACATGTATTATTCACTGCTGAATCCAAAATGGGGATAGCGAACGCAAATTAATTGCGCACGAGTTGTGCGCAATTCGCGGTGAATCTAGTCACGCTAGTCTTGTCGATAATCGCTTGTGTTTTGCCATTTAGCGATATCGATAACGTTTCTCTCGTTGATAATACCCGCTATTATGTAGGGACACAGAGATTTCTGCGATTTCACAGAAATGGCCTTTTGAAAGTAGAATTTCTAacggaaaatcacagaaaacataATATTATTCCTCAAActgcacagaacagcaacagaaattactccaaaatctcaacacAATATGAATACTTACTAGCCACAAAACATGATCTCACCCGAACTTCGATAATCACAACAATCCAAACATCGTGACTGCTCTCCACTCCATTTCGATTGAATCGAAAACATCACAAGCGCAAAGCTCAATTTTAGCGAAGTACCAACTAACGTAAGCGTAGAAGGCAGCACacagccgtgtgttgctgccctctacgttcaaaGATGTACAgcatgatatcaaaatggcaaATAGGCGAAAGACGTTGACTGCTCAGAACGATATCCAAAAAATTATCGATAAAACTTCAtccaaccctaaaataatgctaagaacgtgaaaggtgaggatgtatttatgCTATGTTGTATGTAATCATATACATCCGATGAATGCAGATTTTAAAAACTTGGTACagtatacaaattttgaccaatgcGAGTATGTGACATCGCTATAATGGATAAAATATGCGTATTGATTAATGTTCTTTTGTCGATAGTAAGATATTTTTAGCGCAATATCGACAGAGAATTTTCTTAAAGATAACAGCCCTTTTCTGAACCCTGTGAAACTTtgcttaattaatttttttcaactaAAAACTATGGACATTCATGTATTGTCCAAACTATAGACGTAGAACTTCAACTTAGACTCCGAGTGGGTATTGAATTTGATAAGCTGATGGTAaacttattttgaaattgtgcatctgttaacaagtctttatgaagtAAGATCTTGATTTTGTTATCTCCTCTAAAAGTATTATTTCTTGTgagtgcatttaaaaaaaaaagaaacactgaGAGCTGAAGAGAGTGTTTAGTAATTTCATACATTGGCTTCTGTATTCCTGTGTAGGAATAAGAGTTGTATCGGTCTACAATTATATcctcttacatgtattttttctttctcaattcTTTATACAGGCATTTCGGATCATGTCGCATTTGTAACGGACTGACATCAAGATGATTTGTGACATAATGAAGATTTTGAACCACCATGTGCTGTCCAACCGACGGGTCTTGGCTGCAGCGCTGGTGATATCGGCCTTCCTACTCCTACTATCCACGGACCAGATCTCGGACAAggagaagatgagaaaactctTGTGCACCCTCTACGGGGACGAGCAGAAAGTTAGCTACGAAAACAACGGCAACGATTTACAGGCGAGTGTGGATAGGATCAATGATGAAATCTCATTGCTCTCCGCTGAACACACTGGTTCATTTGAACAGAGGCTACCTCAGGCGATCGTGATGGGCGTGCGAAAGTGCGGCACGAGGGCGCTCATCGAGATGCTGAGGATGCATCCGAGCATCGCCGCTGCGAAGCCAGAACTTCATTTCTTCGATGACTATTACGAAAAAGGTCTGACTTGGTATAGGAAGCAGATGCCTTTTTCCTATGCAGATCAAATCACCATGGAGAAGACTCCAGCGTACTTTATCACCAGCGAAGCGCCTGATAGAATTTACCGCATGAATAGCTCCATTAAATTATTAGCCATTGTGCGTGATCCAACAATAAGGACTATATCGGATTACACGCAGATCTCGAGTCACACGGCAAATAAGAATCGCAATTTTCCTCGATTCGAAGACAAGGTACTTCTCAATGGTGAGATCGACACCAGCTATCAAGCTGTACAGACCAGTATGTACGCCAATTATGTGAAGAATTGGTACGCTTACTTCCCCACTACGCAGATCATGTTTGTGGATGGCGCAAAGCTGATAGTCGACCCGCTTTCGGAGATGAAGCGGGTGGAGCAGTTCCTCGGTCTTCATGACTATTTCAATGAGAAAGTGTTTGTGTACAATGAAACAAAGGGATTCTATTGTTTGAAAAAGAAGAAGTTAAGATGTTTGGGGAGTTCAAAGGGGCAGCCTCATCCGGAAGTGGATCCCAAAGTACTTCGCAAGCTTCAGGATTTCTTCCGCCCGTTCAATgaaaagttctttgaccttgtCGGCAGAAGGTTTGATTGGGAATGAAGCAAAGACTTGTCTTGTATCAGTTCAGGTATAAACATGAGGTTGTTTTTAACTTAAATGTTCTTGCATGAAGGCTTTACTAACACCATTGAGGCGTtggtaaaataatattaaagatttaatatacatgtataacccaAGTAAAAAAGCGCATCTCATCTGCGGCAGCAATGCTCATTTCTGCCAGTAATTCCGGCCCTACGCGTAGTGCACCTGCATTTATAAAGCATATATGCAATGTgttgaatcatattttcataGTGACAAGCGACGTCACCTTTTCCTGACCCGTGCAACGGTACAATTTGGACGGTGCGTGTGCAACTGTTTGATTGTTTGACATTCTGCCTCCCATTTCCTAGCGTACAACAAGTTAAATCGTCGTTATACAATAAGCAGAATTCAATAAAGGGGAACATTGTAGGGCtatgacctacatgtagctttatTATCTAGAATTGTACAGACTTAcagcatataggcctacatattgccccacataaatttacatgtatatgtaatgcATGTTTACAATTATGCACAGGCATTGCATGGATAATGTACAATTGTTCACATGTACATACAGATTTATGTATAAAGTGCATGTATTGACCTACAGCTTTGAGGGCATTGTATAGAATTGGATGTGCTGTAATAAAGATCATCTagagttgtacatgtacatgtagacctgTACTGAATGTATTGTAAATATacggtacatgtacaatgtaaaataTGCCGACAtgtacatacactgtacatttaCACATGTGGCCAGGAAAACTTAGGCCATCAGGGAATGTACAGCACAtgttgacctacatgtatgaactaAAATGCAAACAGTTTGCATACATGTGCTTCTCGTATTTTCTAGCCtgtgaaattttacatttaacCCATAGAAGTACATGTTcacctacagtacatgtatacagcttTTGTAAGGTAAAAAATTAAATCTCCTTTTGCTCTTTAAATTTGCAACctttattgattttctattcattttcatactttGAAGAAATAGAAAACCCAGTATGGATCTACATGTCGCATGagtcaaatgaaatgattaaagaATGAATAACTGAAAGGATGCTAATTTTAATTGCTAGCGTTCAGGATAATGAGACATtttacatatgtacatgtaccttgatCTACATCCATGGgcttttaaaaattaatctcCTTTTGCTCCTAAAACTGCCAACActcattatttttctattcatgttcatactttgaaaaaaatagaatgagtaaaaaaaaattactgattaaataatgaataactgaaaagttgccaatttgctGTCATtcagaataatgaaaaaacCATACATTGGACCTGGCTTCGCTAGTGAAGCTgagcaaacccttcactcgagtttaagaagggtctgaatgtgcagcctacgcatgccttgtgtactgaaggccctcaaacagcaagttttgtatgtgctagtctcaGCATGGAGAtcagacacacttgctgatcaaaggttgaatcagggtctgtgcctgcagactattgACACCCCCATAGCCCATACATGTAGAAGTACTGAGGACTGTTGGAACACGTCCCTGGTCAGAcactagtctgctgggcaaacccttcactcgagttaagggtctgaatgtgcagcctactcatgccttgtgtactgaaggctctctctgtattggaacagcaagttttgtatgtgctagtctttgcgtggaggcacacttattgatcaaagttccaatcagggtctgtgcctgcagactagtcaGACACTGCTTGGACTATCTTTTGTGTGTCtgcatacatgcatgtatagaACCTTACATTGCCAGCTCACTTTGTATAGGGCTCCATGAATACAGGAAATCTTTTGTGTTTACACAACCTTGCTACATTTTCCAACCATTTggtagtaggcctatacattatAGGCTTACCCGTAGCCTTTAAAGAGGAAATCCACCTTTAACACAATTTGGTTTTATTTCAATGAAAGCAGAAAGATGGGAGAAAAAGTGGTaaatgaaggtttgatgaaaattaatcAAAGAAAACTTTCATGGATtttaaagagttttttttttgtacagcaGCTGCCTGATAGATGCTATCCAACATAGATTccagaactacatgtatgcacattttattatcatccacaATTAATGAAAATACAGTGTgttttttctcatcaaaatgtgtgtatgaattttttttttattattagtgAAATGTACTAGAAATAATAAAACcctttcaattttctgagaaactatgaatttcatgtacatgtaggttgaaatatctcctacatacatgtacatgtaccacttACTGTACGTGTCAGATCTCCCCAGTCGCAACTTAAAACTTTAGAAGCCTACAACATGTAGATAAATATGTTTCTCTTTGTGGAtgtttctcttgtttttattaaatttttaatctaatacatgtatttcatttaagCCAAACTGATACCAGGGTTATTGTTCCTTTAAATCTATTCTCCTGACCTGTTTGTATTGTATGAAGGTTATGTGACTTTTCTCcagagttttcttttttttttctaaaaaaaaatctagcttAACAAAACCATAGAAGTGTTATGTagagcatacatgtatcatggaGACTGCCAataatattaaaggggaagttgaTCCAGAAGGAAAGtttgttggaaaaaaatacTACAGAACAAAgtgttgaaaaaatattgatgaaggtttgagCAAAATCCAAAGATAGTTgtagtttttgatttgtgacgttatATTCGAGCAATATGCATAATTTTCAAGTGATCagtttacatgtattatgactttttttttttttttaggagtgTCGATTTTGTCTGTCTATATATCGATtcatgtacaataaaaaaaaaaatcatttttaattgattgagtaaatgacatttcattatttttttatgcgGGGAAGCTGCTCCCATACGTGTATGacatcaaaaataataatgaattttcctcaaacctttaccaatattgtttttcagctgtttttacaataaaaattttGTCAGGATGAAcgtcccctttaaaaaaaaatctatttggtTTATTCAGGAAGCCCGCTTAAACCTTGCAGGGATGAGCGTAATTGGCTGGTACTGAGGGCAAATTTGTAGAAAATGTTTAAACATGTTTTCTCGAAACATAGacgtacatgtattacaataGGTCCCTGCTCAAAATCACTGGTTTTGtgctttaaatttttttttttacatgactcTGAAGTCAGATCTTGATCCTGAAGATGGCacattcatttaaaaatagTATAGATGTAGAGACTGTTGATGCAAAGTGAATGTGCAAGTGGCCTTTAGTGAAAATGTCCTATAATCTTGgacagtacatgtatttattattacttacGATTTTTTCCGTTGTTccagtgtacatgtaggcctagttGAGGGGTCAATtctgttttacatgtatttctagacataggcggcggaagcgggggggacgtgtcccccctaaattttaggtggggggacGAACCCCTCctaaatattttgttgattaccttttttttttttttttttttttgcttgtcaatttttttttctgcgtcccccctaaaatttttggttgataaccttttttttttttttgctggtcaaaatttttttgtggtcccccctaaaattttggcttccgccgccaatgtttCTAGATCCACCCTGACATGTATTACATGTAGAAAGATAAAGGTAATTTAATAGAATCATGTACTGGAGCTCCATGTACTTCTGGCATGatttgagttaaaaaaaaaagaaactgttCAATTTTAAGGGTGGATTGACAATCCCTTTTAATACAATACGTGTGTGTACTTTATATGATGTTCATCCTTAAAAATTATGTTCTTTGTTTGTATAGTGTACATGCATGTTTGTAAAGCTTTCAATGGCCTGTAATATACTGTATATTGCTCcatttttcttctatttattaATCCTGTGATATTGTGTACGTGCATCTTTATGTAAGTGAACTTctacaatatgtacatgtagtacatggAGGTAAACAATTTGATTGACATGTATTTTCTACATCTACAGAAGAAACATGAACACTAATGTGGTCTACGTGTAAAAAAACCCATGTGATTTAGtttgtttgtaatcatgaaatcaGTAAAACTTACGAATTAAACACTGTTATgctgtgcatgtacatgtactttcaggGGTCATGAGagaaacattttgaaataatgTCAGTATTTATTGATAGTGGGTTCATCAAGAGGTACATgtagtcatgtacatgtacacttctGAACATTGATTCTTTGTTGCATTCTTAACATGTGGTCGCCTTATGGCTTGTCAATGGTGATCTAACATTACCGGTGGAGTAAACtatacacatgtacatttacattgtaCAGTATGTTTTTTATGCCAAATTTctagggccccattgcataaaagttaccattatggcaaTGGTATTTTCATGGAATCCTTTTAATTGGCTGAGGAGTATTACAgtaaccatggtagttaccattagaGAGCAAAGTTACCATACATGTAATAGTAACTATTGTGCAATGGGGCTCAAGTAGTATCATGAAGCGTACAATGTGAATGTGTAAGGAGAACACTTTGTATGCTCTGTTTTTATTAACACTTCTGAGAAAATTTGGACGTTTTGTAAACTAGCTCTTGTATCACAGAATAAAATCATGTGAATTACTATTTGAATTGGTTTGATTTAATTGATTGGTAA contains:
- the LOC129280765 gene encoding heparan sulfate glucosamine 3-O-sulfotransferase 1-like, whose protein sequence is MICDIMKILNHHVLSNRRVLAAALVISAFLLLLSTDQISDKEKMRKLLCTLYGDEQKVSYENNGNDLQASVDRINDEISLLSAEHTGSFEQRLPQAIVMGVRKCGTRALIEMLRMHPSIAAAKPELHFFDDYYEKGLTWYRKQMPFSYADQITMEKTPAYFITSEAPDRIYRMNSSIKLLAIVRDPTIRTISDYTQISSHTANKNRNFPRFEDKVLLNGEIDTSYQAVQTSMYANYVKNWYAYFPTTQIMFVDGAKLIVDPLSEMKRVEQFLGLHDYFNEKVFVYNETKGFYCLKKKKLRCLGSSKGQPHPEVDPKVLRKLQDFFRPFNEKFFDLVGRRFDWE